In Cytobacillus oceanisediminis, the following proteins share a genomic window:
- the rpmG gene encoding 50S ribosomal protein L33 yields MTKKVILACSVCGSRNYSTAGKNDSARLELKKFCSTCSAHTIHKETK; encoded by the coding sequence ATGACTAAAAAGGTAATTTTGGCTTGCTCTGTATGTGGTTCCAGGAATTATTCCACTGCAGGCAAAAATGATTCTGCAAGGCTGGAACTGAAGAAGTTCTGCAGCACATGCAGTGCTCATACGATCCATAAAGAAACAAAGTGA
- the secE gene encoding preprotein translocase subunit SecE, with protein MQRIVNFFREVGREMRKVSWPKRKELTNYTVTVLATVTFFALFFAVIDLGISELIRLILE; from the coding sequence ATGCAGCGCATCGTGAATTTTTTCCGTGAAGTTGGCCGAGAAATGAGAAAGGTCAGCTGGCCTAAACGCAAAGAGCTGACAAACTATACTGTTACCGTTCTTGCTACAGTTACGTTCTTCGCTCTGTTTTTTGCAGTGATTGACCTGGGAATTTCTGAATTGATTCGTTTAATTCTTGAATAA
- a CDS encoding class I SAM-dependent methyltransferase produces the protein MSEHYYSQTQKVESSPKTWSYTLKEYPFRFKTDNGVFSKGEVDFGSRLLIETFEQPEAEGNILDVGCGYGPIGLTAAKLMPERTVHMVDVNERALDLAKENAEMNGIKNVQIYESDRLENTKGNKFAAILTNPPIRAGKMVVHDIFEQSFNSLISGGELWVVIQKKQGAPSAIDKLTELFGEVETAEKKKGYFILRAKKD, from the coding sequence ATGTCTGAACACTACTATTCCCAAACGCAAAAAGTTGAAAGCAGTCCTAAAACCTGGAGTTATACTCTGAAGGAGTATCCATTCCGCTTTAAAACCGATAATGGTGTTTTTTCAAAGGGTGAAGTGGATTTCGGTTCAAGATTATTAATTGAGACTTTTGAACAGCCGGAAGCTGAAGGGAACATTCTTGATGTCGGCTGCGGATACGGGCCTATTGGGCTGACTGCAGCAAAGCTAATGCCTGAACGGACAGTTCATATGGTTGATGTGAATGAGAGGGCGCTTGATCTTGCGAAGGAAAATGCTGAAATGAATGGCATTAAAAATGTGCAAATCTATGAAAGTGACCGCCTTGAAAATACAAAAGGTAATAAGTTTGCGGCCATTCTGACAAACCCGCCAATCCGAGCCGGGAAAATGGTTGTTCATGATATTTTTGAACAAAGTTTTAATTCGCTGATTTCTGGAGGAGAGCTATGGGTTGTCATCCAGAAAAAGCAGGGTGCACCATCTGCCATCGATAAACTGACAGAGTTATTCGGCGAAGTGGAGACGGCAGAAAAGAAAAAAGGCTATTTTATTTTAAGAGCAAAAAAAGATTGA
- the rplA gene encoding 50S ribosomal protein L1: MAKKGKKYAEAAKLVDSSKAYPIAEAIELAKKTNFAKFDATVEVAFRLGVDPKKADQQIRGAVVLPNGTGKTQRVLVFAKGEKAKEAEAAGADFVGDSEYINKISQGWFDFDVIVATPDMMGEVGKLGRVLGPKGLMPNPKTGTVTFDVQKAVNEIKAGKVEYRVDKAGNIHVPIGKVSFEDEKLVENFNTIFDTMMKVKPAAAKGTYMKNVSVTSTMGPGVKVDPSSVAVK; encoded by the coding sequence ATGGCTAAAAAAGGTAAGAAGTACGCAGAAGCTGCGAAGCTTGTCGATTCTTCAAAAGCTTACCCAATTGCTGAAGCAATTGAACTTGCGAAGAAAACTAATTTTGCAAAATTTGATGCAACTGTTGAGGTAGCATTCCGACTAGGCGTTGACCCTAAGAAAGCTGACCAGCAAATCCGTGGAGCGGTTGTTCTTCCAAACGGAACTGGTAAAACTCAGCGCGTTCTTGTTTTCGCTAAGGGTGAAAAGGCGAAAGAAGCAGAAGCTGCTGGAGCAGATTTCGTAGGTGATTCTGAATACATCAACAAAATCAGCCAAGGCTGGTTCGACTTTGATGTAATCGTTGCTACACCTGACATGATGGGTGAAGTTGGTAAACTTGGCCGCGTATTAGGACCTAAAGGCTTAATGCCAAACCCTAAGACTGGCACAGTTACTTTTGACGTTCAAAAAGCAGTTAACGAAATCAAAGCAGGTAAAGTTGAATACCGTGTTGACAAAGCTGGTAACATCCACGTGCCAATTGGTAAAGTATCTTTCGAAGACGAAAAGCTTGTTGAAAACTTCAACACTATTTTCGATACAATGATGAAAGTGAAGCCTGCTGCTGCTAAAGGAACTTACATGAAGAACGTTTCTGTTACTTCTACTATGGGACCTGGCGTAAAAGTAGATCCTTCATCTGTTGCAGTAAAATAA
- the rplK gene encoding 50S ribosomal protein L11, protein MAKKVIKLVKLQIPAGKANPAPPVGPALGQAGVNIMGFCKEFNARTAEQAGLIIPVEITVFEDRSFTFITKTPPAAVLLKKAAGIESGSGEPNRNKVATVKRDKVREIAETKMPDLNAASVEAAMRMVEGTARSMGIVIED, encoded by the coding sequence GTGGCTAAAAAAGTAATCAAACTTGTAAAGCTGCAAATCCCTGCAGGTAAAGCAAACCCTGCACCACCAGTAGGACCGGCACTAGGTCAAGCAGGTGTTAACATCATGGGATTCTGTAAGGAATTTAACGCTCGCACAGCTGAACAAGCTGGCTTAATCATTCCTGTTGAAATCACGGTTTTTGAAGACCGTTCATTTACATTTATTACGAAAACTCCTCCTGCTGCAGTTCTTCTTAAGAAAGCGGCTGGAATCGAGTCTGGTTCTGGTGAACCAAACCGTAATAAAGTAGCAACAGTCAAGCGTGACAAGGTACGCGAGATTGCTGAAACAAAGATGCCTGATCTAAACGCTGCAAGCGTAGAAGCTGCAATGCGTATGGTTGAAGGTACTGCACGCAGCATGGGTATCGTTATCGAAGACTAA
- the rplJ gene encoding 50S ribosomal protein L10 produces the protein MSSVIEQKKQIVEEIADKLKSSLSTVVVDYRGLTVAEVTELRKQLREAGVEFKVYKNSMTRRAAEAAELSGLNEALTGPNAIAFSTEDVVAPAKIINDFAKKHEALEIKAGVIEGNIASVEDVKALAELPSREGLLSMLLSVLQAPIRNLALAAKAVADQKEEQGA, from the coding sequence ATGAGCAGTGTTATCGAACAAAAGAAACAAATCGTAGAAGAGATTGCTGATAAGCTTAAATCAAGTTTATCAACAGTTGTTGTTGACTACCGTGGTCTTACTGTTGCTGAAGTTACTGAACTTCGTAAACAGCTTCGTGAAGCTGGCGTAGAATTCAAAGTATACAAGAATTCAATGACTCGCCGTGCTGCTGAAGCTGCTGAACTTTCCGGTTTAAACGAAGCTTTAACTGGACCTAACGCAATCGCGTTCAGCACAGAAGATGTAGTTGCTCCAGCGAAAATCATTAATGATTTCGCGAAAAAGCATGAAGCACTTGAAATTAAAGCAGGTGTAATCGAAGGGAATATCGCTTCGGTAGAAGATGTCAAAGCTCTTGCTGAACTACCATCACGCGAAGGCTTGCTATCTATGCTACTCAGCGTACTTCAAGCACCTATCCGCAATCTTGCTCTTGCTGCAAAAGCTGTTGCAGATCAAAAAGAAGAACAAGGCGCGTAA
- the rplL gene encoding 50S ribosomal protein L7/L12: MTKEQIIEAVKSMTVLELNDLVKAIEEEFGVTAAAPVAMAGGAAAGGAAEEQTEFDVVLASAGDQKIKVIKVVREITGLGLKEAKELVDNTPKALKEGVSKEEAEEVKAKLEEVGAGVEVK, encoded by the coding sequence ATGACTAAAGAACAAATCATTGAAGCAGTTAAATCTATGACTGTTTTAGAACTAAACGACTTAGTAAAAGCAATTGAAGAAGAATTTGGTGTAACTGCTGCTGCTCCTGTAGCAATGGCTGGTGGAGCTGCTGCTGGCGGCGCTGCTGAAGAACAAACTGAATTTGACGTTGTTCTTGCTTCTGCAGGCGACCAAAAAATCAAAGTTATCAAAGTGGTACGTGAAATCACAGGTCTTGGACTTAAAGAAGCAAAAGAACTTGTTGACAACACTCCAAAAGCTCTTAAAGAAGGCGTTTCTAAAGAGGAAGCTGAAGAAGTTAAAGCTAAGCTTGAAGAAGTTGGAGCTGGCGTTGAAGTTAAGTAA
- the nusG gene encoding transcription termination/antitermination protein NusG, producing the protein MEKNWYVVHTYSGYENKVKANLEKRVESMGMQDKIFRVVVPEEEETEFKNGKKKVVKRKVFPGYVLVEIVMTDDSWYVVRNTPGVTGFVGSAGSGSKPTPLLPEEVTNILKHMGVEEARFDINFEIGETVQVKEGPFANFTGSIEDIDKDKAKIKVLVNMFGRDTPVELDFSQIEKL; encoded by the coding sequence ATGGAAAAGAATTGGTATGTTGTTCATACGTACTCCGGCTATGAAAATAAAGTCAAAGCCAATCTGGAGAAACGTGTTGAATCGATGGGAATGCAAGATAAGATCTTCCGCGTGGTAGTTCCGGAAGAAGAAGAAACAGAATTTAAAAACGGCAAGAAAAAAGTAGTGAAGCGCAAAGTCTTCCCTGGTTATGTACTAGTAGAAATCGTGATGACGGATGATTCCTGGTATGTAGTAAGAAATACTCCGGGTGTAACTGGATTCGTAGGTTCAGCAGGTTCAGGCTCAAAGCCGACTCCGCTATTGCCGGAAGAAGTTACGAACATTCTTAAGCATATGGGTGTTGAAGAAGCCCGCTTTGATATCAACTTTGAGATCGGTGAAACAGTTCAGGTGAAAGAAGGTCCGTTTGCGAACTTCACAGGCAGCATTGAAGATATTGATAAAGATAAAGCGAAGATTAAAGTGCTTGTTAACATGTTTGGCCGTGACACTCCAGTTGAACTTGATTTTTCACAGATTGAAAAACTGTAA
- the sigH gene encoding RNA polymerase sporulation sigma factor SigH: MSADFKTIDENLIDFIQLEDEEIVELVHKGESEALDYLIHKYRNFVRAKARSYFLIGADKEDIVQEGMIGLYKAIRDFKEDKLSSFKAFAELCITRQIITAIKTATRQKHIPLNSYVSLDKPIYDEESDRTLMDVISGAKVMDPEELIINQEEFDHIEVKMSELLSDLERKVLALYLDGQSYQEISEELNRHVKSIDNALQRVKRKLERYLEVREFSL; the protein is encoded by the coding sequence GTGAGTGCTGACTTCAAGACAATCGACGAAAATCTTATAGACTTTATCCAGCTTGAGGACGAAGAAATAGTTGAGCTCGTGCATAAGGGCGAGAGTGAGGCGCTGGATTATCTGATTCATAAGTACCGCAATTTTGTCCGGGCAAAAGCAAGATCCTATTTTTTGATTGGTGCAGATAAAGAAGATATTGTACAAGAGGGAATGATCGGCTTGTACAAGGCGATCCGCGATTTTAAAGAGGACAAGCTGTCCTCGTTTAAAGCGTTTGCCGAGCTGTGCATCACCAGGCAAATCATTACCGCCATCAAGACAGCGACCCGCCAAAAGCATATTCCGCTGAACTCTTATGTGTCCTTGGACAAGCCCATTTATGATGAGGAATCGGACAGGACGCTTATGGACGTAATCTCTGGGGCGAAGGTTATGGACCCTGAAGAGCTGATTATCAACCAGGAAGAATTTGATCACATTGAAGTGAAAATGTCCGAGCTTCTGAGTGACCTTGAACGAAAGGTGCTTGCCCTTTATTTGGATGGGCAGTCCTATCAGGAAATTTCCGAAGAACTGAACCGCCATGTTAAATCGATTGACAATGCCCTGCAGCGGGTGAAAAGAAAGCTGGAAAGATATTTGGAAGTGCGTGAATTTTCCCTGTAG
- the rpoB gene encoding DNA-directed RNA polymerase subunit beta: MTGQLVQYGRHRQRRSYARISEVLELPNLIEIQTSSYQWFLDEGLREMFHDISPIEDFTGNLSLEFIDYSLGEPKYSVEESKERDVTYSAPLRVKVRLVNKETGEVKDQDVFMGDFPLMTETGTFVINGAERVIVSQLVRSPSVYFSGKLDKNGKKGFTATVIPNRGAWLEYETDAKDVVYVRIDRTRKLPVTVLLRALGFGSDQEIIDLIGDNEYIRNTLEKDNTESTEKALLEIYERLRPGEPPTVENAKSLLVSRFFDPKRYDLANVGRYKINKKLHIKNRLFGQKLAETLVDPETGEIIAEKGVTLDRRTLDRILPNLEKDIGFKTVSLLGGVVDDEVLLQSIKIYAPNEDGEKVINVIGNAYVEEAVKNISPSDIIASISYFFNLLHSVGDTDDIDHLGNRRLRSVGELLQNQFRIGLSRMERVVRERMSIQDTNTITPQQLINIRPVIASIKEFFGSSQLSQFMDQTNPLAELTHKRRLSALGPGGLTRERAGFEVRDVHYSHYGRMCPIETPEGPNIGLINSLSSFAKVNRFGFIETPYRRIDPETGKVTSRIDYLTADEEDNYVVAQANALLGDDGSFLDEEVVARFKGENTVVKRDRVDYMDVSPKQVVSAATACIPFLENDDSNRALMGANMQRQAVPLMQPEAPRVGTGMEYVSGKDSGAAVICKHEGIVEHVEAREVWVRRIQNVDGQEVKGDLDKYRMLKFIRSNQGTCYNQRPIVAVGNRVTKGEILADGPSMELGELALGRNVLVAFMTWDGYNYEDAIIMSERLVKDDVYTSIHIEEYESESRDTKLGPEEITRDIPNVGEDALRNLDERGIIRTGAEVKDGDLLVGKVTPKGVTELTAEERLLHAIFGEKAREVRDTSLRVPHGGGGIVLDVKVFNREDGDELPPGVNQLVRVYIVQKRKISEGDKMAGRHGNKGVISRILPEEDMPYLPDGTPVDIMLNPLGVPSRMNIGQVLELHLGMAARALGIHVASPVFDGAREEDVWATIEEAGMARDAKTVLYDGRSGEPFDNRVSVGVMYMIKLAHMVDDKLHARSTGPYSLVTQQPLGGKAQFGGQRFGEMEVWALEAYGAAYTLQEILTVKSDDVVGRVKTYESIVKGENVPEPGVPESFKVLIKELQSLGMDVKILSGDEEEIEMRDMEDEDDVQQAESLTIAPETQNEEQAVTKE, encoded by the coding sequence TTGACAGGTCAACTAGTTCAGTATGGACGACACCGCCAACGTAGAAGTTACGCACGAATCAGTGAAGTTTTAGAATTACCAAATCTAATCGAAATCCAAACCTCTTCTTATCAATGGTTTCTTGATGAGGGTTTACGAGAAATGTTCCATGATATTTCTCCGATTGAAGACTTTACTGGTAATTTGTCGCTTGAATTTATTGATTACAGCCTTGGCGAACCAAAATATTCCGTTGAGGAATCGAAAGAACGAGATGTTACATATTCTGCACCTTTACGTGTGAAAGTGCGTCTTGTAAACAAAGAAACAGGCGAAGTTAAAGACCAGGATGTCTTTATGGGTGACTTCCCGCTTATGACAGAGACAGGTACGTTCGTTATTAACGGAGCGGAGCGTGTCATTGTATCCCAGTTAGTACGTTCACCGAGCGTATATTTCAGTGGAAAGCTTGATAAAAACGGGAAAAAAGGCTTTACAGCAACCGTAATCCCGAACCGCGGCGCATGGCTTGAGTATGAAACAGATGCCAAAGACGTCGTATACGTCAGAATAGATCGTACTCGGAAACTGCCCGTTACGGTTCTTTTGCGTGCACTTGGGTTCGGCTCTGATCAAGAGATCATCGATTTGATTGGAGACAACGAGTACATTCGCAACACTCTTGAAAAAGATAATACTGAAAGTACAGAGAAAGCGCTACTTGAAATTTATGAGCGCCTTCGTCCGGGCGAACCGCCAACGGTCGAAAATGCGAAAAGCTTGCTTGTCTCAAGATTTTTCGATCCAAAGCGCTATGACCTGGCGAATGTTGGACGCTATAAGATCAATAAGAAGCTTCATATCAAAAATCGCCTGTTCGGTCAAAAACTGGCTGAAACGCTTGTGGATCCAGAAACAGGCGAAATTATTGCGGAAAAAGGCGTTACGCTTGACCGCCGCACATTAGACCGGATCCTTCCTAACCTGGAGAAGGATATCGGCTTTAAAACCGTAAGCCTTTTGGGCGGAGTAGTAGATGATGAAGTATTGCTTCAGTCTATTAAGATTTACGCGCCTAATGAAGATGGCGAAAAAGTCATCAATGTAATCGGCAATGCCTACGTTGAAGAAGCAGTGAAAAACATTTCACCTTCTGACATCATTGCATCAATCAGTTATTTCTTTAACCTTCTGCATTCTGTAGGAGATACAGATGATATCGACCATCTTGGAAACAGACGTCTTCGTTCAGTCGGAGAACTATTGCAGAACCAGTTCCGAATCGGTCTTTCCCGTATGGAGCGTGTGGTCCGCGAGAGAATGTCCATCCAAGATACAAATACCATTACACCTCAGCAGCTGATTAATATCCGTCCTGTTATTGCGTCAATTAAAGAGTTCTTTGGAAGCTCACAGTTGTCCCAGTTCATGGATCAGACAAATCCGCTTGCTGAACTGACACATAAACGCCGTCTTTCTGCGTTAGGACCTGGTGGTCTGACACGTGAACGTGCCGGCTTCGAAGTACGTGACGTTCACTACTCTCACTATGGGCGTATGTGTCCGATTGAAACGCCGGAGGGACCAAACATCGGTTTGATTAACTCCCTATCTTCATTTGCGAAGGTAAACCGTTTCGGATTTATCGAAACACCATATCGCCGAATTGACCCTGAAACAGGGAAAGTTACATCCCGCATCGACTATCTGACAGCTGATGAAGAGGATAACTATGTAGTGGCCCAGGCGAACGCACTTCTTGGTGACGATGGTTCATTCCTTGACGAAGAAGTAGTAGCCCGTTTCAAAGGGGAAAACACAGTTGTGAAACGCGACCGTGTTGACTACATGGATGTATCGCCTAAACAGGTAGTTTCTGCTGCGACGGCATGTATTCCATTCTTGGAAAATGATGACTCCAACCGTGCCCTAATGGGAGCGAACATGCAGCGTCAGGCTGTGCCTTTGATGCAGCCGGAAGCGCCAAGAGTTGGTACTGGTATGGAATATGTATCAGGTAAAGACTCGGGTGCTGCAGTTATCTGTAAGCATGAGGGAATTGTTGAGCATGTAGAAGCGCGCGAAGTTTGGGTTCGCCGCATTCAAAACGTGGATGGGCAGGAAGTTAAAGGCGATCTTGATAAATACAGAATGCTTAAATTCATCCGTTCCAACCAGGGAACTTGCTACAACCAGCGCCCAATCGTTGCTGTAGGCAACCGTGTAACAAAAGGAGAAATCCTTGCTGACGGACCTTCCATGGAACTTGGTGAACTGGCGCTTGGACGCAACGTTCTTGTCGCGTTCATGACATGGGATGGATATAACTACGAGGATGCGATCATTATGAGTGAGCGCCTTGTAAAAGATGATGTTTATACATCTATCCATATTGAAGAATATGAATCAGAATCACGCGATACAAAGCTTGGACCTGAAGAGATCACAAGAGATATCCCTAACGTTGGGGAAGATGCACTGCGCAATCTGGACGAACGCGGAATTATCCGCACAGGTGCGGAAGTAAAAGATGGCGACCTTCTTGTTGGTAAAGTGACTCCTAAAGGGGTAACGGAACTGACAGCTGAAGAAAGGCTATTGCACGCAATCTTTGGTGAAAAAGCACGTGAAGTCCGCGATACTTCCCTTCGTGTGCCACACGGCGGCGGCGGTATCGTACTGGATGTTAAAGTGTTTAACAGGGAAGACGGAGATGAGCTTCCTCCAGGTGTAAACCAGCTTGTACGTGTATATATCGTTCAGAAGCGTAAAATCTCTGAAGGGGACAAGATGGCCGGACGCCACGGTAATAAAGGTGTTATCTCCCGTATTTTACCGGAAGAAGACATGCCTTACCTGCCGGATGGCACTCCAGTAGACATCATGTTAAACCCTCTTGGGGTACCATCGCGTATGAACATTGGACAGGTGCTTGAGCTTCACCTTGGTATGGCTGCCAGAGCACTGGGCATTCACGTAGCATCTCCTGTATTCGATGGTGCCCGCGAGGAAGATGTGTGGGCAACGATCGAAGAAGCAGGCATGGCGCGTGATGCAAAAACTGTTCTTTATGATGGACGTTCAGGCGAGCCGTTTGACAACCGTGTATCAGTTGGTGTCATGTATATGATCAAACTGGCGCACATGGTTGACGATAAGCTCCATGCCCGTTCAACAGGACCTTACTCTCTTGTTACGCAGCAGCCATTGGGCGGTAAAGCTCAGTTTGGCGGACAGCGTTTCGGTGAGATGGAGGTTTGGGCACTTGAAGCATATGGTGCTGCCTATACACTTCAGGAAATTTTAACAGTTAAGTCCGATGACGTCGTTGGACGTGTTAAGACTTATGAATCAATCGTCAAAGGCGAGAATGTTCCTGAACCAGGCGTACCGGAGTCATTCAAGGTACTAATCAAAGAACTTCAAAGTTTAGGTATGGATGTTAAGATCCTTTCTGGCGATGAAGAAGAAATTGAAATGCGCGACATGGAAGACGAAGATGATGTTCAGCAGGCTGAATCATTGACAATCGCTCCGGAAACGCAAAACGAAGAGCAAGCAGTTACGAAAGAATAA